A window of the Lysinibacillus irui genome harbors these coding sequences:
- a CDS encoding MotE family protein, with product MAKKDNRLTADLIEEQPKKKKGGFLKFFTWIVLPIMFVVAVLLVVATLMNTNVFDLGKKAIGSLPFMPTEEQQAKDAVVNNDSKIVNLQAEIQEKEAEITQLQKKLDTTTTEKEKLMTEKEQLQFEIEKLNREQDEVKRDFNDILSTFDKMSPKAAAPVLINMSDTEALRILTNLKPDKLAAILEKMDAKDAAKYTELMAKQ from the coding sequence ATGGCGAAAAAAGACAATCGATTAACAGCAGATTTAATAGAAGAGCAACCAAAGAAAAAAAAGGGGGGCTTTTTAAAGTTTTTTACTTGGATTGTACTGCCAATTATGTTTGTAGTAGCAGTTTTACTTGTTGTGGCAACGTTAATGAATACGAATGTATTTGATTTAGGAAAAAAAGCGATAGGTAGTTTACCTTTTATGCCAACAGAAGAGCAACAAGCAAAAGATGCTGTCGTTAATAACGACTCTAAAATAGTCAATTTACAGGCAGAGATACAAGAAAAAGAAGCAGAAATTACACAGCTACAAAAGAAGCTAGATACAACAACAACCGAAAAAGAGAAGCTAATGACAGAAAAAGAACAGCTTCAGTTTGAAATAGAAAAATTGAATCGAGAGCAAGATGAAGTAAAGCGTGATTTCAACGATATTTTATCGACGTTTGATAAGATGTCTCCTAAAGCAGCGGCACCTGTGTTGATCAATATGAGTGATACAGAAGCACTACGAATTTTAACGAATTTAAAGCCTGATAAATTAGCAGCTATATTAGAGAAAATGGATGCTAAAGATGCAGCAAAATATACTGAACTGATGGCTAAACAATAG